The sequence CTGTTAGTTATTTGCGTTGTTTGCTTTAGTGTCGGGTCTTTAAACAGGTTTGTTTACGCATAGGTTAGCTAATTAACACAGTTAGATAACCTAGCTAATTAGgttatctagctaactaactaatactCTCAGATATGGGCTCATCTAAGAAACACAAGGAGAAGGATAAGGAGCGGGACGCAGAGGACCGACACCGAGAACACAAGAAACACAGACATAAGGACAGAGAACGGGACAAGGAGAGAGATGGAACTCgagaaaaggaggagaagaaaaggaaaaggtCCCGCTCCAGAGAGAGAAGCAGCCGGGGAGAGAAGGAGAGCCGCAGTAAAGGAGAGAAGAGCAGTGGAGAGACTCGTGTAAAGAAGGAGAAACTTGATCCAGCTTTTGAAGAGGCTGAAGGTGAGCTGGTGACCTGTTTACTGCCACTGACTGTTGGTTAGTGTTAGAAGAATTTAGATTTCTGTCCAATATTGGCCAAAATCCAAAAATCAACAACTTATCAAACAGTAATCAAGAAATTGGCATTACCATTGATTGATTTAAAGTTTCACACACTTTTTAGGACAGGTCAGCACTGCCAGAAGGCTCATCCAGTACATGTTTTTTATGTAGGGGTTGTTCTTGGTAATgtgacatttaattaaaaaatactcAATATACTagttcataaaaataaatatttagtctTATTAGTcctaattgagattttcaccagatttgaacagaaatcaatgatccaacatgatACTATTAATACTAGTAATGCaccccatatatccaggactggagtaaaaaaaaatgctggacagatacatataatctgtctctattaaatatttaataggaaatgagaacagtgggaattttccttttgctacaaacagcaaaacaatTGCCCCtgatggccctaaaataaaatcccaatatttctagttttttttgtgattaaaatgttttaaaaagacaGTTGAGCGCAGAGAAGGCAATGGcatttctggacatggttaacataggATTTTATTTTCTACACTAACGTTTTAGGTGCCATTGTAAATGCAATTCTGCAATGTAGTGTGGTTAAAGTGATTCCTTACCCCTGTGGTTCTGGGCTTTCACTTCTGTCTGTTAGGCCAGGTAATTCTTGATGATTAAAAGACTAACTTTTCATGGATCCTTTGTTGGAAATGAATCGTTACAGTGACTTGTGAGCATCACCAGTTTATATGTTTGTAGTCCAGCATTACTGTTTTGTAAGTTAGTAAGTGTTTTAAACAAAGTTTCAttaaaatgtgattttgttaatacattaaaatatgtgTAGTGATGCACCCATTTTTTATAGTGCCTGTACctgatttaaactttttttttttgtctgttcctTTGCAGATATGGCTCCAAAGTCTGCGGGTGGAGATGCTTCACTCAGCATTGAAGAGACCAAGTATGCTAATAAAGTGCTTTGCAGACTGTCTATCAAGGTTTTGCATCAGAATTGATTTTGGAACTTATCCAACCAATTCTTGTTTTCCCTTTTCAGTAAATTGAGGGCCAAACTTGGTCTGAAGCCTCTTGAGCTAAATGAGAATAAAAAAGGTGAGAAATCGGTGTCTAACAGGACTTATGCTACCAAatattctttctcttctttttttctcatgtTAAATATTTCTGATTGCAGAACTGGGCACAAAAGAAGAGCCCCTGCTAGCTGAGACTATCAACCCTGTACAGATCAAACAGCAGGCAGAGATTAGGGAGAAACTGGCTGCACTCAAACAGAAGCGTCTGCTTAATCAGAAACTTGGGTACAATCCTCATTATGCTTTTTCATTTATACACCATAGGACTGTACTTCTATAGAGTTTTTGTCTCTTGAAGCCTTGTGTATCATTACTCAAATTGACCTTAATCATTGTCTCCCATTTTAGCAAGGTTAAGACACTTGGAGAGGATGAACCTTGGTTGGATGATACTGCTGCCTGGGTGGAAAGAAGTCGCAAACAGGCTAAGGAAAAGGAGTTGGCAGAAAAGAGAGTAAGTAGTAGACAGGGTTCTACAGCTTCTGCAGAATCGTTTCATTCGTGTCTTCTTTGTTGAGGCAAACGCACAGCAAAAAATGTACTGGTGATATACACGTTGTggtttttattgtaatattatgtctttgtttaatatatttttgtttttattgtaatgaGCATATGATTTTCATAGGCCAAACTTCTTGAAGAAATGGATGAAGAGTTTGGTGTGAGTAACCTTGTGGAACAGGAGTTCGCTCAGACTAAGAAGGTAGACTTCATACACTTTCCGCAGTGGTTAATCATATATCAAACAGAAactttaaatgttatataatacattttctgattactaaaagtcttttttttttgtaggacGCTTACAGTTCTAGAGACCTTAAAGGTCTCTCAGTACAGCACAAAATGGAATCCTTTAAAGAGGGGGAGACTGTAATTTTGACACTGCAAGACAAAGGTTTGTGCTCTGTTGGCTTTTCAGCAATGCATCTGCTTTACCTGCACCTGTGGCTTGCTCACTGTATGTTCTTGTTGCAGGTGTTTTGGATGAAAATGAAGATGTGCTGGTGAATGTGGGTCTGGTGGACAAAGAGAAAGCTGAGAAGAATGTGGAGCTTAAGAAAAAGAAGCCTGAGTACAAACCTTATGACGAAGAGGAGAGCGTGGATGACATGGTCACGGTGAGCACACATATTGATGTGACTGTTAAATATGACATTTGCATTTGTTAGCACTTGAGCTGGACACATTGTAATATTTGTCTAAAATGCTTTGTTATTTCTTATAACTTTATAAACCTCACAATTATGGGTTCTCCACTTTTCAGTTCAAGCCGAAGTCCGTTCTGTCAAAGTATGATGAAGAGATTGatggagagaagaagaagagtttCCGTCTGAGTTCTGGAGGCTTTGtcggtggggagagagagcgcgagttACAGGCCATCAGGGAGAGCCTGCATAACCAGGCACAATCTCTGGAAATGCCAGCTCTCACCCTGGCCTCGGAGTACTACACCCCACAAGAAATGGTAAGTCAGATTATGGCTTTTGTGAAATTTCTTGTTAAAATGATTCATATGCTGAATGTAGTTTACATGTGCTTTACTGTTTAGGTTGGCTTCAAGAAGACCAAACGTCGGGTGAAAAAGATCAGGAAGAAGGAGAAAGTTGCCAGGGCGGATGAACTCCTTGCAGATGACACTCGCAACACAGATTTTGGCTCCAGGTCTGACTCTtaataataaatttttttttatacatgtctacaggtatttcctttttttgaattGAATGTCACTGTTTTAAAGTTTGTATTTACCCCTGCCCCACACACTGTTGTTCAGGTCACGAGGACGAGGAAGGAGACAATTGAAggaagatgaagatgaggaagactTTCCTAAAGACGAAGGCAGCAGCAGTAAAGTTGTTGATGTTATACAGCAGTCGGATGACATTCGAATGGCTGACATGGATATTAGTGATGAAGGTAAGATTGACATTGGCCTTTTGAATCTCAGACTTTGTTTTACATGGACACTATTttcatgatttaaaataaaatttaccaGTCCATGCAACTGATGTATTTGAGCCACTTTTTGGCAGAATAAATGCACCCGTCACTCCAAGATTCATTCAACAACCGAATGAAACACTAGTAGTAATTGAATGAAACCGAATGAAACACTAGTagtaattttatttcttatatgCAACTTTCACTTTTAAGTTTGACTTATATCTCACATTATTGTTCAAATAAAGATCAAATGTCCATATGTTAatacatgttcaaataattgtcctattttatttcattcaCACATGTTCTCCCACTCTCACTTTTAGACGACTTTGTTGTTCCGGAGTCTGAAGCCATTGAAGAGGATGAAGCAGAGCAGGAACTTCAGAAACAGCTGGAGAAACAGAGGAAGCTTAAACAGAAACAGCTGCTGAAAGATTCAGGAGAAAAGGTCAGTAAACAGTGTGATGCAACACTTAAGCATATTTTTTACATGATTGCAGCACCTTTGGAAAGTTGTACTTTTCTTCTGCATAATGCTTTTCTTATCTCTTTGTCCATGAATCCGCAGGTGGTTCAGCATTTTAGAGAACCTGGAAATACAAACGATGAAGAAGAAGACCCTGACAGGAAGAACAACATTGTTTTCAATGCCACCTCTGAGTTTTGCCGCACACTGGGAGACATCCCCACCTATGGCCTGTCAGGCAACCGAGAGGACCAGGAGGACATTAtggtaaatacataaatacacagcTTCACAAagcagtataatttatttattacggTTTGAGCATGTTCTTGTAGACTGTGTTTGCAAAGCATGTCAAAAATGATTGTTATGCtctatatgtgtgtaaatgtgttattGCATTGCTATCTTACCATTGTCTTAATCACAATACTATTCATGGCATTTTTTTCTTGGGCAATTTAAGGTACAAATAATAGTTAAAGAAAATAGTTATTATTACAGGCCTAGTTTTTGCTATGGGTgtaaaaatgcattataatgcattgaCCTAACATtttgaaatgttaaaatgtggtgtttttaagtatttaagcaAAAACTATGCACTAATGCAcagattctttgtcctgtgatcatgtttctgtaaagctgctttgtgccaacaccagttgtaaaaagcgctatacacgtaaatttgatttgatttgatttgatgtgttctccataatatttttttttagtttaatttatgcATTAAGTGCATTTATAATGTGAAATTAAACCTTCATCATTACAGATAAATCAGTATAGGAGTTTTTtccaaataatttattttacagtagTAGTCTTAACGTCCTTTCAGTTCTGTGCTGGTTTTTCAGGAGTTGCTCTTATTTTGTGGTGGTTGTGCAGGACTTTGAGCAGGAGGATGAGCGTGAAGGAGCTGGAGGCTCAGATTCAGACATGGATGATAATGTGGGATGGAGCACGGTTAACCTGGACGAGGAGCAGAAACAGCCCGATGTGAGTCTTCCCCCAAGtctagtaattacataattacaaaaaaatacattattgttGCACTTACATTGTCTTCGCTTTACAcattccctttttttcttttatggttCTGCTGTAGTTTGCCACAGCTTCAACCACCATTCTGGATGAAGAGCCCATTGTTAATTCTGGCCTTGCTGCTGCTTTGCTGCTGTGCAAAAACAAAGGTATTCTGTTAGCCTCTTCAATGGCAAGGTTTATCATagtattgtttattttgcttAAATTATAATGTTAGAATTTAATTTTCTCTTTCAGGTCTGTTGGAAACGCAGGTGCAGAAGGTGGCACGAGTCCGTGCTCCGAAAGGAGCTCTGCCTAATGACAACTACTGTATTGAAGATAAGATGTGAGTAAATGTTCATACACCCTCAATAGtaggctacatttacatttaaatctgATATTAGATACTTTGTTTGGGAGGGCCTACATCAGATATATATTTAGTTTGAAAGCATGCATGTAACCATTCACCTTGTTATTTTAAAGCATGATTTTTAGGAGTTGCTCTTATTTTGTGGTGGTTGTACATGACTTTGTGCAGGCGGATGAGCGTGAAGGAACTAGAGGCTTGCATTCAGAAATTAATGATATTGTGGGAATTGTGGTGATAATATTTTGAATTGCTATCTACTGAATCAGAACTGGTGATCCTATGGATATGgtgtaaatgtaaaattgtatAAAGAAGATGCTCCATTTTCTTAATGTGCAGATAATTTACTCTGTGTATTCTCTCCTTAGGGCCATTGATGACAAGTACAGCAGGAGGGAGGAGTACAGGGGTTTCACCCAGGATTTCAAAGAGAAAGACGGCTATAAGCCAGATGTGAAGATTGAATATGTGGACGAGTCTGGACGCAAGCTCACTCCTAAAGAGGTCAATGTTACTTCTTACTTACCAGAATATTAAGTCATTTCCTTTCATAGTCCTGTAAAATGTATATAGTGAAGGACAGTTTTACTTCAGATCAGTGGGATCTGATTGAGTCATATTTCTGCCATTACTTGATGTTCGGCTATAAGACCACCCAGAGAGCCTGGAAATCGAGCTGTGGTTTTCAGACAGCAATGACTGTTTCTGGTATTTTACCATAATCTCATTTGCTATAAAACATTGTGACATCACTGTAAAATCACAACACTATTCTGAATAGAGGCACTGTATATCTCATGGACTTCATGGATAATTGAACATGTAACTATTTACTCAAATAATGGTACATTTTGTTGTTCTTTTCTTTAGGCTTTCAGACAGCTATCCCACCGTTTCCATGGCAAAGGCTCTGGAAAGATGAAGACTGAGAAAAGGATGAAAAAACTGGAGGAAGAGGCGGTATGTTTTTGTCTCACTCACTTTTCACATTTCGTTCAGCACTAGGTGTGGACATGTATCTGAACAGATCATATTCACAATATGGTACATTTACCGTAACATAGCAGAAACGTATTACAGAAGCCTGGCCCCACCGATGATTGGTATCAGCAGTCGGCAGATCGCGCTAAAagaaaatatttctttatttgtttagcCCTCGCATGTACTGGAAATACTGTGTTTTAGTTGTTCAGGCTGACAGAAGCATGTGTCTCACCCTACAGCTGCTGAAGAAGATGAGCAGCAGTGACACTCCTTTAGGCACGGTGGCTCTGCTGCAGGAGAAGCAGAAGTCGCAAAAAACTCCATACATTGTGCTCAGTGGCAGTGGAAAGAGCATGAACGCGTAAGTCATTTACTTTTATTTCAAGTTTATAAGAGAGAACCAGTGAAACATTGGGCACAATCAGTCTCCctgtgttttttctttaattgtattattttccatagtataaattaatattaaagacatgcacTTGTAGTATGTAGTAAACAGACCAGAATGTTTTTTAAATAGTTGAAAGTAGCCAAATTAACCAAGTTAATCAGCTTATATAACATGTTTCATTTCCTGACGTGGTTTTGTTgcaaattagtgtttttttttttcttttcacaggAACACCATTACCAAATAGATGCATCTGATTTAAAACCATCAATGTACTCCTCTACAGCAGAACATCTTAGTAAAGAAAACGCCCTTTCAGAAGATAGACGTCAGTGAATATAATCCGCCAGCCACACAGAAGTGTATATAAAGACTTAGACTTATATAAAGGCTTATAATTGAATCTCATGTCTGAAAGGTTCTTTGTAATTGtctcttttatttcttaattaaaacCATGTGCTTTAAAACAGATCAGTTGGACTTCAATAATCTTTTCCAGTGTTATATTAACAAATGGATTGTCTTACAGGTATGTATATGAATAAAATGTGTTGTGGGCTGATTTTAAAAACAAGTAAaactgaatatttaatatttgttcagtgataaattacattatacattataaatattatatcaaCACATTCAGACTCactcagaaatatatatatattttaaatttgcaGTTCTTGTTATTGAATCACTTAAAAGAAACTGATTTTTGAACTAAATATACATTTTCAGAAAATATGATGCTTCAGAAAATGCATGCGCTCTTGCAATTTTGTCATTAGTACCAAGGTACTGCTGGGGTGACCTGGTCCAGAACAGTGGTAAGTTCATTCCCCTGAAGCAACTGAGATGGCGCTCCCAGAGGTGCATTCACTTCACACTCCCACCTGCTCAGTACAGGCAGGCCAGTTGGTGCTGGGTGCATTTTTACTGCTCTAGTCTGGGTGGTATGATGTGATTCAGGAAGATACCAGGGTGGGTTGGAGAATACTGGGTCCCAAGGTACTGATCCTGGAAGACTGTAGGACTGCAGACCATCTGATTGGATGATAAAAATCACATTGGAATTTTCAGGGGGGGAAACAGTACAgagatttaaacatttatataaaataagcaGCGTTTAGATATTGTATAGTATTTTATgcacaaagaaaataaatatattaggatattttaaaatattttacactgtgAACAAGACATCATTAAATAATCATTAGTTCCAGTTCTGCACCTTCTTTTTAATAGCCATAAATTTAGTAATTTATTAGCCATCATTTatctaatttaaaaatgtatgcaGTCTGCAATATTGTTTATGCAGTCCTATGCTTAAATATTTGAATTGTGAGAATTTTTCATTTGTGCACCACCTTTTTCACCAATTTGTCATTAGACTGCACCTTTTTACTTTAAGGGCTTTTACAAAAGTGTAACTGTTCAGAAATCGCTTATATTTTTACCTCAGTTTTCAGGCTAACACTATataacactatcaataaacatctattttcaaacatacggTGCATGGTGATTTTAAGGTGCATAATGCAACGCTAGTAAGTAACCTGAGTGTCGCaattttttccttctaattcagcaggtctcattgctgggtgggggtagctaactaagttaagtaaagctatgcTTAGTAAACACAACtgtcaaactttaaaaaaaaaaagttagacttgtatgttaatctacacagaattatatcctgaaaactgttaactGTTGTTAAAGTtcagtgcttccgtttatttacagtaaaattagatttccaaatttctctaGCACTTAGGCTGaagctttagcattagcggctaatgccgcacCACctagctacactgaggaaccctgagtgctccggtaagccagggtgatattagctagcgttcgtcccacatagtttgttttaacacagtaaacacgtaggcaacagtccgatatactctcctttgaacggtgaaagagctaacaAGCGCTTTGCGCAGttaatgggtaatgctaatgcttcttcaGCAGTGCTggagccggggttagcagcaggctacagtcaattatactcacttctgaacagccaaagagctagctctcagagtggttagcgggtaatgcttatGCTACACCAGccccttaaaacctgactggtaaaatccatacataatGCACAACGGACTAATAGGCGCACTgccgattttttggaaaattaaagaattttaagtatgCGTTATAGTGCGAACATTACAATAATTGATAAATTGATGGACCAATTTTAAAAGCAGTAGAGAATGTATTGTATGTTGTGGTTACTTTTTATGGATCTTACCAGAGTTTTTGCCTAAAGCTTTGGTGAGATGTTGCGAGACCTTCGCCATGCCTGTCCAGTGATTTGTCTTCTTGTGAAATGAGGGTGTTTGACTGCTGTGCTCCacctagtttaaaaaaaataaataaattagtcatAGGTTCACTAAAGAATTATTCTCTGAGAAGGCCCAGAAACAAAAATATTCTCGTATTACTTGATTTCTGTTCACTGTATGCTGGGTGTCATGCCTTGGTCTTGATGAAACGAGCACAGCGTGAGCACCTTTGCTAATCCTGAAGCAAGAATAAAATGTCAAAAAGCAGCCAAAGAAAAGAAGATGCTCACATCCAGCCAAATGATCTCTAACCAAAGACATACCCATCTGTTGGAGAAAAAGTACTGTCAGTTTGTCGCAAGGCCGGCGAAATGACTCCTTCTGTAGGAGGAACTGGCTTCAAACGAGGGCGCTGGTCCAGATCCAGTGATGTGCATGGCCTAGAGGGGAGTCTTTTTAGGTCTGAATTTACTGCTACACTGTCTGGAGTTAACAGGAAATCCTCCTCGTCCATTGGGATATATGGCGCCAGGCTGTCCAAATCCAGCTGACAAATATCCTAAAGCAGGAGAAGATGGTATTTATACAACATTTCATAAATAGTAGTAA comes from Astyanax mexicanus isolate ESR-SI-001 chromosome 17, AstMex3_surface, whole genome shotgun sequence and encodes:
- the sart1 gene encoding U4/U6.U5 tri-snRNP-associated protein 1 is translated as MGSSKKHKEKDKERDAEDRHREHKKHRHKDRERDKERDGTREKEEKKRKRSRSRERSSRGEKESRSKGEKSSGETRVKKEKLDPAFEEAEDMAPKSAGGDASLSIEETNKLRAKLGLKPLELNENKKELGTKEEPLLAETINPVQIKQQAEIREKLAALKQKRLLNQKLGKVKTLGEDEPWLDDTAAWVERSRKQAKEKELAEKRAKLLEEMDEEFGVSNLVEQEFAQTKKDAYSSRDLKGLSVQHKMESFKEGETVILTLQDKGVLDENEDVLVNVGLVDKEKAEKNVELKKKKPEYKPYDEEESVDDMVTFKPKSVLSKYDEEIDGEKKKSFRLSSGGFVGGERERELQAIRESLHNQAQSLEMPALTLASEYYTPQEMVGFKKTKRRVKKIRKKEKVARADELLADDTRNTDFGSRSRGRGRRQLKEDEDEEDFPKDEGSSSKVVDVIQQSDDIRMADMDISDEDDFVVPESEAIEEDEAEQELQKQLEKQRKLKQKQLLKDSGEKVVQHFREPGNTNDEEEDPDRKNNIVFNATSEFCRTLGDIPTYGLSGNREDQEDIMDFEQEDEREGAGGSDSDMDDNVGWSTVNLDEEQKQPDFATASTTILDEEPIVNSGLAAALLLCKNKGLLETQVQKVARVRAPKGALPNDNYCIEDKMAIDDKYSRREEYRGFTQDFKEKDGYKPDVKIEYVDESGRKLTPKEAFRQLSHRFHGKGSGKMKTEKRMKKLEEEALLKKMSSSDTPLGTVALLQEKQKSQKTPYIVLSGSGKSMNANTITK